The Amycolatopsis japonica nucleotide sequence CGATGGCGTCCCCGGCCTACGAGCTCACCCATCTCGAAGCACTCGAAGCCGAAGCCGTGCACATCTTCCGCGAGGTCGCGGCGACCTTCGAACGGCCCGTGCTGCTGTTCTCCGGCGGCAAGGACTCGATGGTGATGCTCCACCTCGCGGCCAAGGCCTTCTGGCCGTCGCCGCCCCCGTTCCCGGTGATGCACGTCGACACCGGGCACAACTTCGACGAGGTCATCGAGTTCCGGGATCGCACGGTCGGCAGGTACGGGCTCCGGCTCGCCGTCTCCAGCGTCCAGGACGACATCGACGCGGGACGGGTCGTCGAAGACCCGAAGGCAGGCCGCAACCGGCTCCAGACCGCCGCCCTGCTGCGCGGGATCCGCGAGCATTCCTTCGACGCGGTCTTCGGCGGCGCCCGGCGCGACGAGGAGAAGGCCCGCGCGAAGGAACGGGTGTTCAGCTTCCGCGACGAGTTCGGCCAATGGGATCCGCGCAACCAGCGGCCCGAACTGTGGAATCTGTACAACGGCAGGCATCGCAAGGGCGAGCACATCCGCGTCTTCCCGCTGTCGAACTGGACCGAGCTCGACATCTGGCAGTACATCGAGGCGGAGAACGTCGACCTGCCGTCGATCTACTACTCGCACCGGCGTCCGGTCGTCCAGCGGGACGGCATGCTGCTCGCGCACACCCGATTCCTCACCTTGAACGAAGGCGAAAGTCCTTACGAGGCAACGGTTCGCTTCCGCACCGTCGGCGACGCGACCTGCACCGGTTGTGTCGAGTCGACGGCGACGTCACCGGGCGAAGTGGTCGCCGAAGTGGCGGTCAGCAGGCTCACCGA carries:
- the cysD gene encoding sulfate adenylyltransferase subunit CysD, giving the protein MASPAYELTHLEALEAEAVHIFREVAATFERPVLLFSGGKDSMVMLHLAAKAFWPSPPPFPVMHVDTGHNFDEVIEFRDRTVGRYGLRLAVSSVQDDIDAGRVVEDPKAGRNRLQTAALLRGIREHSFDAVFGGARRDEEKARAKERVFSFRDEFGQWDPRNQRPELWNLYNGRHRKGEHIRVFPLSNWTELDIWQYIEAENVDLPSIYYSHRRPVVQRDGMLLAHTRFLTLNEGESPYEATVRFRTVGDATCTGCVESTATSPGEVVAEVAVSRLTERGATRADDRISEAGMEDRKKEGYF